CGGTTCtggtaaaattaaaatgtacATACATATGCATTTATCTCTGTTACTATTAGCCAACTCTAAAATGATAACTTCAAGAGACTTTAGTAGTAGACTTATTACaatattaatgttttatgttaCGTCAAAATGATGTATAGTGTGTTCATATATTTAATCCCATGATCCATCAATCCATATGTTGCAAATAGTGGAAACAATTATCAACGAATAATcgaatctttatttattttttattttttttaaaaagggaatATATGAGTTTGCTTTGAAGACTCCATAGATTCTCGGCTCTTCTgcttttacgtttttttttcttctccatacctcttttttcagtttttccACTATCCTTCCTAGCTAGTCCTACCTATCCACCACCAGtctccaaaataaatatttattttgaatattaaaaaatggaGTTACTGTGAAGTTTATTTAGAATCTTCTAGTCGACATATATAGCGTTAGGATTTCACTTATTTTATAACCGTTTCAACTATATTAGCGATCACGTtccattttatttgatatataatatctttTCTCTAGGCCTTTCGAGAGGTTGTtactcaaaaagaaaatttgattttgactAATTCAATTTATCAAcctgacaaaacaaaaagaaataataattaataaccaaaCTATAAAGAAGAGTTTAGTAATGTTTACATGTATCAAACAGGCAGGAATGATAAGTGCATTGGAAATGAAGATTCGGCACTCTGTTGACTAATATGTAATCATTATTTCAAACACATCTAGTTTTTCTTGGTTAATTATTAGTTAAGAAAATGATCGAGAGCGAAAGATCTATCGAATAGTGATAAACTATACGATTTTGACACAACGGAACATGTACTCCACTCGATCGCgttcatataaataaatggacTCACATGTATAAACTAAACATGAcacaataaaataagataataaataaatgggtCAGTTTATATTGATATTAGGCTTTGATCGCAACATGTTTGACATGTAAGTATTCTTAACGAACGACGTTATGCATCTTAATTAGTTTGTATATATCACTCGATTTCGATTAATACTTTTCAATTTGGGGCGGCCATATAAGATGTACAGGTTCCAAATGGCGTACGAGAGATTGAAACAAAAAAGCCATAAATACCTAACAAGGAAGAAATTAATGTTAGTGTATAGATCAATCATGGAGCTATTTACAcataaccaaaatccaaaattttaaaataaagtaaaaccgAAAGACATGGAGAAGGAACAGTAAACTCAATCAATGCACAAAGaaacgaaacaaacaaaaaaggaatcaaaattataacaattaatattaAGTGGGTCCAATTCCTATTGAGAGGAAATTTGATTAAACCACATCATATACATGGAGAATACAACAATCATATCTATGCTCAATAATGTTCAAAGCTaaagccaagaaaaaaaaaaccataacaaACAATATTCGTGAATTGCTGAGAACAAAAGACGTAAGGATGTTACAAGACTAAAGTCTAAGATAAAATCAGTATTTTGTGGGAAAGATCATGCGTACAGATGCTGTTGTTTGAGTTTAAATGGAACAGTGGAgtgaaaaaaagcaaaaaaatgtaaTTGTTTTCGAGTAtgtaaaaggaaaagaaactatGGTACGAACTACGAAgctcaaaaattgaaaaaaattgttctctacttttgtctttctttattGCTCTCTCTAaagacttttttaaaaaaataaaaagtttttggTGACAATCAGAAAAAAGGCAAAATGATGAGAGAATGAGCGGTCAAGTTTGAAGTAAGAAGTAATCAGTACTTTTGCTCACCGGGCCCTGTGGGTAGTTTGTGTACGGGGAGGTTCATGGACCCATCACTCATTCATGTGAtgaaaaaaatcagttttaagagataaaaaaaaagcaagaaaaaaaaaggaattgaaaATATGGCTTGAGAGAACTGGTATGTTCAATTTGGTGCCAGCCTGCATTGATCTATGAGGCCAATGTACCATGTTTGTTTTGCGTCGAGAGAGAACAAATTCATCAACATTGGCAAAATCTAACCATATGTATTTCgaatgaatatgatgatgaaaCACTCTACTCATTTtacttaaagaaaaaataaacaaaatataaagataaatatgTTTGATAGCTCTTGGTTATTATTTCTTAAAaccaaatgaaagaaaaagttCAGAATTCCACGTCTATAAACGCAATcgcttaaaaaaaaacagcgaTCAggaatataaaccaaaaacgcAAAAAAGTTCAGAATCCACGTCTATAAACGCAATCGCTAAAAAAAACAGCGATCAagaatataaaccaaaaacgcGGCACTGAGacaaacgagagagagagtcgcATCGCATGCATCACATGATCGAGCAAAGTCCACCCGACGAACCCGTATAATACTGCGGTTCTACGTAAGCGTAACTATGAACCGATCTTGACGATGGCATCGGCATAGGATAAACCGGCGGTGTTGTATGCGGGTTCCGTGGTCCCTGATCCGTCTGCCGCTGCTGATTACACGTATAAGGAGCATAGTTTCCAGCGCACGGATACGACGGCGGATACGAATATGGATTATAACCACCGGAGGAGGCCATGGCAGGAAGGAAATAGCCTGAATGACCGTAATAACCGCCGCCGCGGGGATTCAAAACTTCTCCGTCGAAACGGAGATTGATGATCTTTCCATGTTCGCCGTACCGATCCATTACCGCCATCAATATACTAGGGTTAACCCTCGCCTTTAGTTTTATTGAGTTGTCGTCTCCGACGAATTCCATTGAGTAAACAGCTGTAACAATATtggaaaaatttgaaaaaaaatatcaccaaaaaaaacaaatcatctaacaaaacaaaacaaaaacaaacgtaCGTACCGTAGAGACAATGCATTACTTCAGACACTTTTTGCGTACAAAGCATGCAGCTTCTGTTCACTTTCATCACACAGCTCTACAGAGTAAATTAAACAAcatcgttaaaaaaaaaagaaaaacacatataaaattataatggaTTAATAAATCAGAATCGTTCGGCTAACCATATCGACACAGTAATTGTAATCCATTATTGATGAAGCTTGtgaattcttttttgtttttgctttggttGCGTGGTGGTCTAACAGCTGAAACTAAATTAAAAGAGGGTAAATGGGTTGAAACTTATATAGATTGTTATAGGTTAAGGCAAATGCTGCATATTTGATCGAAGATGAATATTGTATTTCCCAAAATAGCGTTTTGAAGGATACTGTATTCCGAAATCGTTTATTTACGGACCAATAGGAAGGGAAATGAAAAGATCATTTGATATCGGGATAATCTTGAAATGGATTCTATAGTATATATGCTAACTAATTAAGAGATTGCCAGATTAGGATAagattgagaaaacaaaatcatttaccTTTTCGATACccccacaaaataaaataaaaacagcgGATTTGGAACAATACTTTGATTACCTCTTCGaaaccccaaacaaaaaaggaaaaagctaATTAAATTAGTCAGACGTGGATAAGATTTCGTATCTTTTTAGGTCAAAGTCAAACAATTAATTTGCAcgaaatcatttttattttatttttaactgcgCCAGATTAATATAATTAGTAATTCTACCATGCAACTTCGCAATCCACATTATGTGGGCTGCTGGTCGTTTAACGTCAGGCCCTTTATAATACATCAGAGACTCGGACTCATCATCCTGTGTAGGAGGTAacttgagtaaaaaaaaatggctgGTAGTTCTTTCTCAAGGATTTTACAATAGTATTTCACCATTGGCAAATCATGTTGATACTTTATAATCTGAAATTGTCAATCCTTTTGCTTCCCTGTGCATAAACTAAAAAATTGCAATGAATACCAAATATTTggattaaaagaaagaagatcttTGTACTAATCCTCCAATTATACACCTCAAAAGAATGTATTTTTTCCTGTACAGAAAAGAATGCTGCTATATACATTCCTAGTCCATATATGTGACACCAAAATCTATACAGTTTCTGAGTAGAATCAATGATGATTTAAGGCAAATGGTTCTTAATTGTGTCACCCCACTATGTAAAACTCCCATCTGCATTCTTCAAGTCTATACTGTATCAAAGAATGCCTTTAGATTCCTCTAGCCATAAGCTATCTTCCTGCGAATTGGAAACTACCAGGCAAATCTGAGAAGCTAAGACGAGCAAATACTGCAAAGTAGGATTGTTCAAACTTGCAATTTTTCACTACTAATTAAGAGGCTTAAAAGGCTTCTTTCTATGTCTATTTAATAGATGTGTGCAAATAATAtccaccagaaaaaaaaaaggcttagTACAATACCGGCCACAGTCAATAGATGTAATATCATCAACGGAGACTTGAATCAAGTGCCTCCAAGGACCTGGAGAAAGGAGACTTATTTCGAGAGGCTTCTGCAGCAGATGATGGGGATCCTTTGTATATATCTCCAGCTGAATGATATTTTTAACCACCTACAAAAGGGTACAAAAGGATGAAAACCTACTTGCTATGGCTGTGTAAGTTTTACAGGAGTGCTTGAGACAAGGGAAGCAGCATACTATTATGTTCTATCAAAGCTATAAGGCTCTTGTTTCTCTGTGACTAGAGTGACGAAGACCCAAAAGCCATAGTTATTTTCTAGATGGTTCATCCAATTCTCACTATATTGCATCAACTGCAGTTTCAAAAGAAGagccagaaaaaaatatttatgaagggTATTTACATCCACTAACGAGAGATCTTGGCAGAGTAACCAAGCATCTAGAAACCCATTGCAAATGCATTTCAGAAAACATAGACAAACAAGTGTAAAATCTCATCTACAATGAGTACATAAACtacttaagaaaataataggTAGAAAATAGAAAGACCTGTGTTATATTGGGCGTAGTGATATTGCTTTGGCAGCCATCAAGGAGAGGAGTGTAGAAAGCTGGTTCTTCAGCAGAATCTCCCAAGATTTCATCCGAACGTGAACGTGGCTTAGGTATAGCAGGGGGCTCTAAGAAGCTATTTCTTAATTCTGGATCACGTGAACGTTGCCTTGCTAGAAGAGGAGGTTTTAAGAAGCTATTTCGTAAATCTGAATCTGACTGACGAGGAAATGAAGTGTCTATAATAGAAGCTCCCAGCCTATAAATCTGAAACCATAACAGAGAAGACGATATCCTCACAAGAAACCCAGTAATCTCCATAGCCATAGTGAGTTCCATAGAGAAGATGTAAAAGGCTTTATACATCTCAAATCTTTTGTCAATAATAGGCAGCAGATGATAAGTGGCTCTCTACAGAATCTGAATTTCTGAACAGGACATAACAAAGATTTAATGATCATATCATTTCAAAAAAGACAAGGAGCAACCAAAGAAAGCTCAGGAcagttaataaaatatgtgttgCAAATTAAACAAAGCCACAGAAACCAAATTTatgatcatcatgatcacaAGAGGATAGTGACATACCAAATCTCCTTGGAGAAGAGTATGAACAATGAGACATCAAgaagattttaaaactttattcaaGACATAATCTCTAACATTTTTTgcccaaaagaaagaaagaaatctttAACATTTAGAAAGGAAAGTAACGTTccgaaaaataaaaactgaaaacaaaatcacaagAGAGACCAATATAACCATGCTTCCACTGGGTTACCAAATCTAAACAAGTGATAACAAGATATAGGAGGCCAACATCATCACGCATTCCAGTTGCTAAACGCTGATCAACCACTCTTAATCGTCCAACAAGCCAGACGAAGAGACTGAGCTGGAAGAGTAGGGACTCGAAGAGCCCGAGCTGGAAGTGTACGAGCTGGAAGAATCCGAGCTGGAAGAGTGCAGACCCGAAGAGCCCGAGCTGGAAGAATACGGACTGGAAGAGTCCGAGTCCGAGCTGGAAGAGTCCACACTCGAAGAAGTCGGCCGATTTGAAGAGACCGAGCTGGAAGAGTCCGGATTTGAAGAGACCGAGCTCGAGGAGTCCGGACTTGAAGAGGTCTCCAGACTTAAAGACAACAGAATGGTCTCCGGACTTAACGGACTCGAAGAGGTTTCCGGACTTGACGAGACCGGACTGGAAGTGGCCTTCTTCTTACCAGACACGTCTGGTAGGTACCGAAAGTAACTCTGTAACTTACCATTCTTCACTAGCTGTGTTGCTTTATCGATCTTGCCTGCACCCATCAAACGCTCAACCACGGGTTTGTACATGTTGGGGCGAGACAGAAGCTTGTGTTTGATGGCCTCTTCAGATATCTCAACCGCTCTATCTAGATCACCTTTCTTGCAGAGAAGAGGGATTAACAAACAGTAAGTCACCGTATCAGGAGTCAGACCCTTCTCCTTTATCTCATTGTACCATTTCATAACCTCCTCGAGGTTGTTATCAAGGCGGTAAGCCGTGATGAAAGCATTGTATGTATGAACATCTGGGACGATCCCTTCAGTTTTCATAACATCGATCAAGTTAATTGCATCAGTGAACTTCTTGTTCCGAGTCAGACCTCTCACCCTGGAGTTATAACTCCTGATGTTAGGAGCAAGATTCTTGGATTTCATCAAATCCCAAATCCTATCTCCTTCAACAAACAACTCCCTCCTATACAACTCTTCTAACAGTGTGTTGAAAGTAATCAAGTCAGGCTCAAACCCATTCTTCTCCAGCTCCTCAAAGATGGCTAATATACTATCCATAGAGCCTTTACGACAAAGTGCTTTGATCATAGTATTATAAGTAACCAAATCAGGGGTAATACCTAGCTTCTCCGGCAACTCCTTGAAAGCCTTCATGGCCTCATCAAGCTTCCCTGAATTAACATAAGCCGATAAAAGCGTATTGAACGACTTGACAGTACGTTCACAGTTTAgctcaggcatttcatcgaacaacTTGTGTGCATGCTCCGCCATTCCTGAGTAGCCATACAAAAGCATCATACGGATAACGAAATCTTCAGACTTGATGTCATCGAACTTCTTCTGGTACTGAAGAACTTCGTCGATCGTTGAGAACTTCTTCGCTTCCCTGAGACGGCGGATAAACGCACTGTAGAGTCCATGGACTTGCCGGAAACTCTCTGACTCGCATGATTTCTTGAACTTCTCTACTTTCTTCGTCAATTTCGAAGTTTTCAATTCCTTGGCGTTGTTTGACGACTCCACTCCGTCTACTACGGCGGTGGAAGATGCTGTGGGTGCCTTCAATTTACTAGGGAATTTACTGGGTTTGGTTTGGCGTTTAGGTTTTGTGGACTTAGCGGTGGCGATTGCAGACCCTTTGAAGATCCCATGGAGACGACTGTACAGCGATGAGCCCACCTTGCTCATAGCTTTTTGCAGATCGCGAATGTGAGTGTGAGTGAGGACTGAGGagagggtttagggttttggctCCGTCTAGGTCTTCTTAGTTAAAACCTCTTAATTTAACATAAGAGAACAGCGTGCCGTTTTTCTTGACTACGCAGcgttttaacttttaaaccATTAACTGCATGCCATTTTTcgaatcagaaaaataaaaagggaaaaattttcaacttttaaaggccacacaaacaaaaacgacAAAGCTACAGATAGTTCTGTTATTCAATCACCTCACTCGCAAGTCGCAGTTTGAAACAAGACACTAAAGAGAGGAAACATGGACTAATAAGACACACTAAAAAGCCAATGAACGAACACTACTCTTCGGAAGAGAGACGTAGCTTGCACTGCAAATAGTCATTCGTCTTTGCAAGCTCGACGATCTCTTCAGCTTCATCTTGCTTAGACCCTTTCACCAATTCATCAACTACCTCCTGCAAGATGGCTCCATCGACAAGTAAACGCTTACTGAATATCTCCTTGCAGAGCTCATAAGCAGACTCTAAATCTCCCGCCTTGCACATTGCGGGAAGTAGTGAGGTAAAGATGAATTTCATCGGACGCAGACCattcttctcaatctccttgTACCACGTTATGGCTTCATCAAGTTTTCCTTCACCGACGCTTCCTTTAATCATGGCAGTGTATGTGAAAACATCGGGTTTAATCCCATTAACCTTAAGTTCGTCAAATAGATTAACCATCTCATCTGATTTCATCTCTGTGGCTAATCCTAACAACCGAGCATTGTAACTACGGACGTCTCTCCTAACCTTCTTCTCTCCCATTCTAGCCCATATCTTTTCTCCCTCCTGGATCTTCCCTTTTGTATACGACTCATGTAATAGTATGTTGAAGGTGATATGATCAGGTTTCAATCCCTTGTTCTCAATCTCATCAATCAAAGCAACAGCTTCAGTAAAGGAACCTTTTCCACACAATCCTTTGATCAAAGTATTGTAAGATGCAACATCTGGTTCAATCGAGAGCTTACCAGGCAACTCCTTGAAGAGTTCTTCAACCAAATCGAACTTCTTAGAGTTCACACACGCATTAAGCAAAGCGTTGAATGACAACACTGTTCCCTTACAGTTTCTctcaggcatttcgtcgaacaccttcTGCGCATTCTCAAACATACCAACTCGTCCATAGAGATTGATAATCCTGGCCACGAATCCTTCCTTTGACATGTTTGGGTACTTGTTTTGCTCCTCCAGGATCTCCTCGATCCACTCAAACTTCTTGGCTGCGGCGAGACGGCGAACGGTTCTCTCATAGACGGCTATATTCTTCCGGAACCACTCTACTTCGCAAGCCTTCTTGAACTTCTCCGTGATGAATTTGGGGTCACGTTCGTCATTTACGAGAGTGATGAGGGATGAAGGTTTGGGTGGCGAGGTTGTTGTTGCAGCTGCGGTAACGGCGGAGAAAAAGCGGCGGTTTGTGGGAGTGCTGAAGCTGAAGGTGCTACGGAGGAGAAAGCGGGAGAGCGACGACATCGTTTTTAGCTGTGTGCAaggtttttttctcttttcttttttttttggatcggAGTGCTCTGAGGTTTTTAGTCAGGGCAGGGGTACTTTAATACTTCGAATTAGGTTTGGAAATGTTTAGAAGATAAATGAACCCTTACTTCTGTATTACAAAGCAACCGAAATAGTGTTTTTAAATGACAATTGACTCATATTCTTTGGGGATGGGATTACTTTGTATcattaaaaagtataaaactGTGAATTTTCATAACTTGTAGTTTtccattaaattttatgttcaTTTGTCCATGTACCTATCCGATCCCGACTGCATTTGGTGTTTGTCACTAAGAAAAGCTTTGAAAGAGTCATAAGAACAACGAGCATACCTTGAGTTGGAGACTAGCTCAAGGCGAATTTAAGTCACGACGAATCTTGGAAGGAATATAAACCTCTGACAAAAAAGACAGTGAGTGAACTGAGAGTGCTTCGATCTCAAACTTCACTCCTCTTTCCAGCATCGTTTCAAGTTCCAATCTTAGACAAAAAAATCGTTTTGATCAAGACTAGTTTTTGTACTCTGAATGAAATGTAAATACACAAAGACAAGGAAGTTTGTTGATACCTCCATTGTGGCAGTTCACGTTTCAGGTAGCATCTAAGCAACAGTGCCTCAGTTCTTTTCTTATCTGTCAGTGAAAATAGTCCGATCTCATAAACGTaaccaatgaaaaaatgaaaaatacaaagattaaaACGATAAGGTGGTTTAATGCTCTTACCTTCTTCTGTCAAAGGCAAAAGGCACTGTTTGGGTACATTATATATCTCAGAGTCTGAAGGAAAAGCTCCCAACCATTTCATATCTGGTGCTCGTAATGATTCAATATCATAGGCCATTTGCTTACAGAAAGAAAACAAGCGACACAAGGAAAATGGTTCAAAATGATGTGGGTCAATGCCATATAGATCATTACAACCAAACAATGCAAGCGGTAAAAAAATTCGAGTTCAATCATCTAATATTCTGTAACAGAATCTAACCATGGAGCCAAAACGGTATGTGGCTAGGATCTCAAAGCCATATGGATCACAATCGACTAGACAATGCACAGGTAGTTGCAACTTCTCAATGAGGAGTCGCAAGAACCTGGAGATAATCTGTGTTATTCACTAGTATATTTCCTCAATAGAAGATCATGTCTGATACGGTAGTAATCCAAGAACCTGGGATTAAGTTATATACCTTCTTGTTGAGACATCAGGATAGCCTCTTCCCTGCCAAAAAACAATCATACCTTTACCGAAAAAATTGGAAGAAAGGAAAGCAAAACTAGTCAAAACTGAAATCAGAAAGAACAAATCAACTGCAGTGCTTACTGTGATAACGATGCAGCGGTTCATCTTGCAAAACATATCATTTGCTAAACGCTGgaatactatatataaacagTAGAATGGATGAAGTGATCGATCAGTTGgtgaaatgaagaaaaaaaagcatcatCCTGGTTACAACATAAATAGAGGAGTCTACCTGTTTCTTTTTCCACCACCAGTATGTACTCTGCTAGGCTAACAATATCTGCAAGCATGAAGATGACATCCAAATATCATTCCTAACACAAATGTTGTCAGCTTAAATAGGGATTTGACTTCTATGGagagtcataaaatcattgcaGATATAAGATACCTTCGACTTCCTCTACAAGAACAGGAACGGGAAATGCCTGAAATTAAGTCATATTCCAGAGTTACACTTCCTGATgccaacataaaaaataaatctcaaGTTCCAATCTTACAGTATTCAAGCTGTTTAAACAATCAAACTTCCTTCCAGCTTCCCTAAATTTTAACCAGCCCATCACCAACCTACAACACAAACGAACGATGAGTTGGATCCTAAACTAGTGACATTCCCAAGATAGAAGCAGTGTAATTGTTACCAACTGAGTACCCACCCGTTTCCAACAGAAACCTGCAAAACATCACACGAATCACAGACTCAAAAACGAGGATTATAATTCtttataaggaaaaaaactgaaagtgaAGGTATTCAAGTACTAACCACATTCAAGTTGTACCGACTACACTGAAAAAGGATGCATATATCACCAATAGCACGGTCCACAACTGATTGAGCTATAAAGAAGCAGACAAAAACAGTAACGCCAAAAAGACAACAATAGTGACGCAAACTCATTAGTTAAGCATACTAAATGTGAAGTTGAATTTATCAATAGAAGAGATCACCAGATACATCCATAACTAAATAAATACCTTTGAATGCTGAAGGGTGCATGTAGTAGATATCTCTTTTGGATGCATGTCTATTttcttgaagaagttgttggaATATCAACATTACTCTTAGCAACATATCTGAAAGGTGGAAATTGCATACTGTAATGATACTATCTAAACCAAGagataacacacacacacacacagctGGAATTGTGAAACCTGACTCTCACCGATTCTGTAGGTTTGAGGTTCCCTCTTAAGAGTAAGAATGTCCTGACCCTTTGGTTTATCAGAGCTGCAAAAGCTATAAAGGCAACATAAAAATCGATGAATCAGTCCAGACTCATAATCCAAGTCCTAAGGGCTAAGAAACACCGTCTTCTCTCCATATATAACAATTCaagagagaaattgaaagatagAGACAAACCAGTCCGATTCAGGATTCATGCAATAGTTCCTAAATCGATTGATTGAAATTTTCGGAGATCTTCCCTCGGCAAGATCTTCAACGACCGATCGAGTAAATTCTGCTCAAATTTCAAATCATGGTgatgaacaaaacaaaggaagagTCAGCGAAATCATCAACCAGCGAGAGAATTCAATCTAGAGTACGATTCGGAGTtctggggattttttttttattttggggttACCTTTGATCCTTTGAAGCAAATTAGTATCTTCTGAACTCGAAATTTTTCCCTCCATCTCTTTCGTCTCTAATTTCTTTTCAAACCCGATAAATGCCAAATCGGCGACGATTTAGACGGGAGAAGTGTGGGAGGGTGTGCGAAAACGAAAAGCTTGCCGTTATAAccttaaaatcaaaacaatgcgtgtcgttttgtttcttctgtctaaaataaaaaatactccGTGACGTTGGGCGTTATAATGCGTTATGTCTGAACCTCATGGTTATtgcgtttttttatttatttttgaaacgcATGGGTAATTACTATTCACTAATCTAGGCAACGTATATATATGACCGTGGTGAGATTatgcggaagaagaagaagaaacaacacaaaataaatGGATATTGAACCAGCCATAGTTATTTTGCGAGTATGGATCgatgaaagaaacagaaaaatatcGGACTTGGATAGCTACCTTTATATGTTTGATAATGAGCCTAGCTAGTGATGCCTGCCAATATACTCCCTAGTAGTCCCTCCACCCTCCTGTCCTATGAACCATATTTTAATTCATACGGTAGTATTGGAGATAGCTTGGATAATTTAGAATTAGGTCCAGTGGTCGAGATTTGTTCGTGAGTGAGCTACATGCTCGAGCACGTGAGGAACGTACCAACATGTTCGAATCTACTATATGATAGCTATTCAATTAtttgatctttttcttctctttgatagCCCCTCacctaattaatatttatagaaTCTAACAAGTAAGAATATACtactttcatatattttatctgAAAACGTATTAATGATCATCAGATacgtattttaaaaaaaaaaaataaaggactCATCCTGTATTTCTGACTATAATACAAACAGTgataacatttaaattgttttcttcCGTTATATTAGTAAACAAATGGAAAGCTGTCGCGTCGGTGGGTTGTATTTTTCATTAggaaatatagtaaaaaaaaaaaaagttaaggcACGGATTTTAACGTCGTTCAGCATTTTCAAAtatcagaaaattttgaattattttgaaACTAAATCTGATTACTAAATCATGtcaatgaaatgtaaaatgtaaCGTAGAAAATAAATGAGAGATACCTAAAAATAAGCCTCGCACCTCACatattaatctttcttttttcaaaaaatagcaTAAAGCAAGATTTATTCTTATTCCCCGTGAACTAATaatattacatttgtaaatattACTCTAGtattagtaagaaaaaaaaactaacgaaAGTACTtgagaaatttaaaaaacagagagagctAGAGATCTTAGTCGAGGTTGGTGAAACTACCAAAGAGAGTTTCTTCGTGTTGTCCGCCGACGACATAGTCAAGAATCCCTTCCGTCGCCACCTTTAAGCCGGCGCCTTCGCCGGGGATGGTAGATGAAGACGGAAGGTCGGAGGTGCGTGCGAAGAAGAAAATGGCGGCGAGAAAGAGAGCTGTCGAGACAAATAGTGGCCAGAAGTAAGATAATACAGTGAGGAAACCAGGGGAATAAGTGACGAGAGCCACGGTGAGGAGAGATATAACGAAAGCCAAGACGATGTGGAACTTGAACTTCAGAAGCTTCTCCCGGAACTCCATCTCCGATCACCGACCAAGATCTCTGTTACGCTTGTGTTGTTATCACGAGAAAGATAGCTAGAgtgaagagagatagagatatcCAAGAGATAAtgctaactctctctctctctcctcttttaaAGTGTCTATACGTAAAGAAATAGGAAAGATTCTT
The Camelina sativa cultivar DH55 chromosome 15, Cs, whole genome shotgun sequence DNA segment above includes these coding regions:
- the LOC104745551 gene encoding meiotic recombination protein SPO11-1-like isoform X2, with product MEGKISSSEDTNLLQRIKEFTRSVVEDLAEGRSPKISINRFRNYCMNPESDCFCSSDKPKGQDILTLKREPQTYRIDMLLRVMLIFQQLLQENRHASKRDIYYMHPSAFKAQSVVDRAIGDICILFQCSRYNLNVVSVGNGLVMGWLKFREAGRKFDCLNSLNTAFPVPVLVEEVEDIVSLAEYILVVEKETVFQRLANDMFCKMNRCIVITGRGYPDVSTRRFLRLLIEKLQLPVHCLVDCDPYGFEILATYRFGSMQMAYDIESLRAPDMKWLGAFPSDSEIYNVPKQCLLPLTEEDKKRTEALLLRCYLKRELPQWRLELETMLERGVKFEIEALSVHSLSFLSEVYIPSKIRRDLNSP
- the LOC104745551 gene encoding meiotic recombination protein SPO11-1-like isoform X1 — encoded protein: MEGKISSSEDTNLLQRIKEFTRSVVEDLAEGRSPKISINRFRNYCMNPESDCFCSSDKPKGQDILTLKREPQTYRIDMLLRVMLIFQQLLQENRHASKRDIYYMHPSAFKAQSVVDRAIGDICILFQCSRYNLNVVSVGNGLVMGWLKFREAGRKFDCLNSLNTAFPVPVLVEEVEDIVSLAEYILVVEKETVFQRLANDMFCKMNRCIVITVSTAVDLFFLISVLTSFAFLSSNFFGKGMIVFWQGRGYPDVSTRRFLRLLIEKLQLPVHCLVDCDPYGFEILATYRFGSMQMAYDIESLRAPDMKWLGAFPSDSEIYNVPKQCLLPLTEEDKKRTEALLLRCYLKRELPQWRLELETMLERGVKFEIEALSVHSLSFLSEVYIPSKIRRDLNSP
- the LOC104745555 gene encoding uncharacterized protein LOC104745555, whose amino-acid sequence is MEFREKLLKFKFHIVLAFVISLLTVALVTYSPGFLTVLSYFWPLFVSTALFLAAIFFFARTSDLPSSSTIPGEGAGLKVATEGILDYVVGGQHEETLFGSFTNLD